The genomic interval TCCCCCCCCCAGAACAGATAACGCTCGAACATTCATGGTTGACCTCGCCCGCAAAAATCTGTTGGAAGATATTCCCCGCCTGCTCGTTGCCCAAGCGGGGATTATGTTCGCCGTCAGCTTGGTAACCATCGAAACCGGTATTTTCAACGGTTTTGTGCGTTCCACGGCTTTAATTATCGATAAATCCGAAGCCGATATTTGGGTGGCTTCCGAAGAAATGATCCACCTCAGCCTCACTACCCCCCTACCTGTAGAACATTTGCTGCAAGCACGCCAAATCCAAGGGGTAGACGCCGCAGAAGGCTTATTGATGCGTTCGGCACGCTGGCGCACTTTTCAAGGGGAAATTGCCCCCGTGCAGGTGATTGGCTTCGATCCCCAAGGGGAATTGTTTTCCCCCTGGAACGTAGAATCCGGTCAGGTGAGCGATTTAACTGAACCCTATACAGCGATAATAGACAGTTCCGTGCAAAACGCTTTGGATGTAAGTGCGGTAGGCGACGAGGCAGAGGTCAATTTTTTGCCCGTTGAAGTGGTGGGGATTACCCAGGGCAACCAATCCATCGTTTCCAGCCCGTTTTTATATACTTCCCTATCTACAGCCAACGCCTACTTGAACGCGCGGTTAAAATCCTCCGTCAACTGTACTATCCAAGACGGTAACATTCGCTGTACCAACATTTACGAACGCAATCGCGATTCTAAAATTACCGAAGACCCTCCCCCAGAACCACCCCCCCTGCAAGCCTCCGACTTGGTAACCTATATTTTGGTCAGTGCCGAATCCGGTCAGGATGTGGAGCAGTTAAAACAACGCTTGGAATCGAAACTGGTAGGCGTTCGTGCCTACACCCGCGAAGAAATGGCCAATCGCACCCGCGATTACTGGAAAACCCGCACCGGCATTGGCTTTATCCTGGGATTGGGAGCAGCCGTCGGCGTCGTGGTTGGTGTGGTGGTGGTCGGACAAATTTTATACGCTTCCGTCTCCGATAATATTAAAGAATTTGGCACCCTGAAAGCTATGGGTGCCAGCGATCGCGTTTTGTACGGTGTCATCATCGAACAAGCCCTCTGGATGGGCGTTTTCGGCTACATTCCCGGCATGCTCCTTTGTCTGGCAATTAGTAGCATCTCCTACAGCACCCAAGGCATTTTAATCCTCATCACCCCCACCACCGCCATTGCTGTTTTCGGCATCACTACGG from Geitlerinema sp. PCC 9228 carries:
- a CDS encoding ABC transporter permease — translated: MVDLARKNLLEDIPRLLVAQAGIMFAVSLVTIETGIFNGFVRSTALIIDKSEADIWVASEEMIHLSLTTPLPVEHLLQARQIQGVDAAEGLLMRSARWRTFQGEIAPVQVIGFDPQGELFSPWNVESGQVSDLTEPYTAIIDSSVQNALDVSAVGDEAEVNFLPVEVVGITQGNQSIVSSPFLYTSLSTANAYLNARLKSSVNCTIQDGNIRCTNIYERNRDSKITEDPPPEPPPLQASDLVTYILVSAESGQDVEQLKQRLESKLVGVRAYTREEMANRTRDYWKTRTGIGFILGLGAAVGVVVGVVVVGQILYASVSDNIKEFGTLKAMGASDRVLYGVIIEQALWMGVFGYIPGMLLCLAISSISYSTQGILILITPTTAIAVFGITTVICVSAAVFAIQKVFRIDPAIVFKA